In a genomic window of Pseudoxanthomonas indica:
- a CDS encoding alpha/beta hydrolase family protein, protein MITSNAGTYGVGLQVVKQYDYSRTFKAPIDPLTGDAVHGERSRPMQTLIWYPARPTAQKLAYGDYVHARVTELQFDLSEERKAQAVAKGEQALSNRLGAEQARAVLTSPMRASLDAQPMSGRFPLVIYAPGAGGAADENADLFEHLASHGYVVVASTSLGTHAKGIDYAMADVETQVRDIQFLLGHALSLPQVDARHIAVIGWSWGGMSNAFAASRDDRISALVSFDGTREPAFTRLIPTQNLTVPWLYISRTPDTIPQINKSEIDTTFSLLNEARYADVHQLTMYPMTHVDFVSRHLRESAEADFGEYSRAEVAQAYNIVADYVRHFLDATLKNDDKGAAFIRRMPRENGVPPHVMRVDARQAEDLPPSQASMAAELRQRGFAHIGEAYQQARKRDEAFELSERDLKRWGYGLLDEGRTQDAVEVLKLWATLCPGNWDAADSLAEGYQAAGNKALAIRNFRRSLELNPDNRNAVKQLEVLAADSR, encoded by the coding sequence ATGATCACATCCAACGCTGGCACTTATGGCGTCGGCCTGCAGGTGGTCAAGCAATACGATTACAGCCGCACCTTCAAGGCGCCGATTGATCCCCTGACCGGCGACGCCGTTCATGGCGAGCGCTCGCGACCGATGCAGACATTGATCTGGTATCCGGCGCGGCCAACGGCGCAGAAGCTGGCTTATGGCGACTACGTGCATGCGCGCGTCACCGAACTGCAGTTCGACCTGTCCGAAGAGAGGAAAGCCCAAGCCGTGGCCAAGGGCGAGCAGGCGCTGTCCAATCGTCTCGGCGCGGAGCAGGCTCGCGCCGTCCTGACGTCGCCGATGCGCGCGTCGCTGGATGCGCAGCCTATGTCTGGCCGCTTCCCGTTGGTGATCTATGCGCCCGGCGCTGGCGGTGCGGCCGACGAGAATGCCGATCTGTTCGAACACCTGGCCAGCCACGGCTATGTGGTGGTCGCCAGCACCAGCCTGGGCACGCACGCCAAGGGCATCGACTACGCGATGGCCGACGTCGAAACGCAGGTGCGCGACATCCAGTTCCTGCTCGGCCATGCGCTGTCCCTGCCGCAGGTGGATGCCCGGCATATCGCCGTGATTGGCTGGAGCTGGGGCGGCATGAGCAATGCCTTTGCCGCATCGCGCGATGACCGCATCTCGGCGTTGGTCAGTTTCGATGGCACGCGCGAGCCGGCCTTCACCAGGCTCATTCCCACGCAGAACCTGACGGTCCCGTGGCTGTACATCTCGCGCACCCCCGACACTATTCCGCAAATCAACAAGTCCGAAATCGACACGACCTTCAGCCTGTTGAACGAGGCGAGATACGCCGATGTCCACCAGCTGACCATGTATCCGATGACCCACGTGGATTTTGTTTCCCGCCATCTGCGCGAATCGGCTGAGGCGGATTTCGGCGAGTATTCGCGCGCTGAAGTGGCGCAGGCGTACAACATCGTGGCTGATTACGTGCGCCACTTCCTCGATGCCACTCTCAAGAACGACGACAAGGGCGCCGCTTTCATACGCCGTATGCCGCGCGAGAACGGCGTGCCGCCGCATGTCATGCGGGTCGATGCCCGGCAGGCAGAAGACCTGCCGCCCTCACAGGCCTCGATGGCCGCCGAACTGCGCCAGCGTGGCTTTGCCCACATCGGTGAGGCGTATCAGCAGGCGCGCAAGCGCGACGAGGCCTTCGAGTTGTCCGAGCGCGACTTGAAGCGCTGGGGATACGGACTGCTGGATGAAGGACGCACACAGGATGCCGTCGAAGTGCTGAAGCTGTGGGCCACCTTGTGTCCCGGCAACTGGGATGCCGCCGACAGCCTGGCCGAGGGGTATCAGGCGGCGGGGAACAAGGCGCTTGCGATCAGGAATTTCCGGCGGTCGCTCGAGCTGAATCCCGACAACCGCAATGCGGTGAAGCAGCTCGAGGTGCTGGCGGCAGATTCCAGGTAG
- a CDS encoding WD40 repeat domain-containing protein, translating into MDADSLLKSMINLLLVCALGAQTGCSAGAASAGSAGPTDAFTQNFIDLNRRIDDAATAVAYDPRTKILAIGRDSGRLELWDTRKADARIARQAHTVRIDHIAIGPEDGIVLTSSAGTTVMNLDPEGMPKVWDAHSGKLLLALPGEWTGGPVAATPFKGYYLIASANELHLYDHARRAIVGKPLLFKGASVSALGSDKQSGLMAAGSSSGELKLLRLDITGQTPTLQVVSGTSTYNLESRTDVLAVMLRDEGKRLVTVNWLSKQKRQDKAANIAGQQAEVVLWNTQTWARERTYPITLQAVHWASYTPGESWLVLAGNESTRGRIELIDLKGGQAWRYMANTTHPVAVLLPEIRAGLILQSGGATRIRYLDQE; encoded by the coding sequence ATGGACGCAGACTCATTGCTGAAATCGATGATCAACCTGCTACTCGTTTGCGCGTTGGGCGCGCAGACTGGCTGCAGCGCCGGTGCCGCCAGCGCCGGCAGCGCCGGCCCCACCGATGCGTTCACGCAGAACTTCATCGACTTGAATCGCCGCATCGATGACGCCGCCACCGCCGTCGCTTACGACCCGCGGACGAAAATCCTGGCGATCGGGCGGGACAGCGGCCGGCTCGAACTGTGGGACACGCGCAAGGCCGACGCGCGCATCGCGCGCCAGGCGCACACGGTTCGCATCGATCACATCGCTATCGGTCCTGAAGACGGCATCGTCCTGACCAGCTCGGCCGGCACCACGGTGATGAATCTCGATCCGGAAGGCATGCCCAAGGTGTGGGATGCGCACTCGGGCAAGTTGCTGCTGGCATTGCCGGGCGAATGGACGGGTGGTCCGGTGGCGGCCACGCCATTCAAGGGTTACTACCTCATTGCCAGCGCCAACGAACTGCACCTCTACGATCATGCACGCCGCGCGATCGTGGGCAAGCCATTGCTGTTCAAGGGGGCGTCGGTTTCCGCGCTGGGTTCGGACAAACAGTCCGGCTTGATGGCCGCAGGCAGCAGCAGTGGAGAACTCAAACTGCTGAGGCTCGACATCACCGGCCAGACCCCCACGTTGCAGGTCGTCAGCGGCACCTCGACTTACAACCTCGAATCGCGCACGGACGTACTCGCCGTGATGCTGCGTGATGAGGGCAAGCGCCTGGTCACGGTCAACTGGCTGTCCAAACAGAAACGCCAGGACAAGGCGGCGAACATCGCCGGCCAGCAGGCCGAAGTCGTGCTGTGGAACACGCAGACCTGGGCGCGCGAGCGCACCTATCCGATCACCTTGCAGGCGGTCCATTGGGCCTCGTACACGCCCGGCGAAAGCTGGCTGGTATTGGCGGGCAATGAGTCCACCCGCGGTCGGATCGAGTTGATCGATCTGAAGGGCGGGCAGGCGTGGCGATACATGGCCAACACCACCCACCCGGTGGCGGTGCTGCTGCCGGAGATTCGGGCGGGGCTGATTCTGCAGAGTGGCGGGGCGACGCGGATCCGGTATCTGGACCAGGAGTAG
- a CDS encoding TetR/AcrR family transcriptional regulator has product MPESPLQYSAKAQEIIQRTNELLATGGYNSFSYADIAELVDVRKASIHHHFPAKVDLVKTTVALHRQATQRGLQSLEQSIADPLERLVAYCRYWVECIQASNPPICICALLAAELPAIPAEVADEVKAHFKDLHAWLASTMEQGLAEGKMALADTPSAEASMFMASVHGAMLSARATGNALLFWEIARQATQRLRVARQ; this is encoded by the coding sequence ATGCCCGAATCGCCCCTCCAGTACTCGGCCAAGGCGCAGGAGATCATCCAGCGGACCAATGAGTTGTTGGCCACGGGTGGCTACAACAGCTTCAGCTACGCGGATATCGCCGAGTTGGTCGATGTCCGCAAAGCCAGCATCCATCATCACTTTCCGGCAAAGGTCGACCTGGTGAAGACCACGGTGGCCTTGCACAGGCAAGCCACGCAGCGTGGCCTGCAATCGCTCGAACAATCGATTGCCGACCCCCTGGAACGACTCGTCGCCTACTGCCGCTACTGGGTGGAATGCATCCAGGCCTCCAATCCCCCCATCTGCATCTGCGCGCTGCTGGCGGCTGAACTGCCCGCGATTCCCGCGGAAGTCGCAGACGAGGTCAAGGCGCACTTCAAGGATCTGCACGCCTGGCTTGCCTCCACCATGGAACAAGGCCTGGCAGAGGGGAAGATGGCGTTGGCCGATACGCCATCGGCTGAAGCGTCCATGTTCATGGCGTCGGTGCATGGCGCCATGCTTTCCGCGCGAGCGACCGGCAATGCGTTGCTGTTCTGGGAGATTGCCAGGCAGGCCACCCAGCGGCTTCGCGTGGCCCGGCAATGA